The DNA region GCGGATACGCTCTCGACCATTCAACGAAGAAGACCCGGCCATCGCTGGCCGGGTCTTTCTTCATGCCTCATCCAATGCCCGCAAAACCTGCTCTTGGTCGTCGTGGAACAATAGCGACTTTATCGCGTTGATGTGGATTCCGCCGTCCGCCATCGTGCGTCCCGGTGGAACGAGGTACTGCTGTACGATCCGCCATCCTCTCCATTTGTCGGTTTGGATGTCCTGTCGGCCATCGTGTCGCGCCATGGCCCAGTTCAGGATCTCGCGCAGTGGTATGTGTCGACCCTGAGGGGTGATCAGTTCTCCGGGTTCAAGTTGCCATGTAGCCGAGGGCATCAGGTCTTCCTTTCTGTCGGCGGTACAGCATGCGCGTGGGGCGTGTCAATTGCCTGCGAAGCTTTTTCAGGTATTCGCATAATGTATATAGGCCAACGTTCTGTAAAACAGGTGTTTCACCGCTAAATGCAGACGCTTTAGGCGTATAGACGGCTAAACCGAATACTAGGAGGATGGCCGCTGCCGATTTCCCGATCTCGTCAGCCCATCGAAGCCACACCTTTGAGTTCGTGGGGTCTACCTTGGCGTCTCGTTCTGCTTGGATGCGCAGTGCCCATACGATTGCCCTTTCGCCGAGAGCGTTAGACATCTTTTCGATGTAGTGCGGCTGGGGATGCCGCGTTCCCTGACGCCAGTTGCTCACCGTCGCTTGTGTTGCACCGAGCAAGCGTGCTAGCGCCGAGTCAGACGTAAGGCCCCGGCGCTCCTTAACCCTGTCCATGAGATCGTGCGTGGCGGACATAAAACACCCTGTGTTGACGTAGGTAACACGGGCAGTGTAACGTGCCGACCCATAACGGGACGTGTTACCCGTTCAGGGGCCAGCCATGATCGACAACTTCGCCCGCGAGTGCATCGTTTCGCTCGCCGAGGACTGTGAAACCGCCCTCCGCATGGAGCTGGTTTCGCTGGACGCGCAGGACTTCGAGTGCGCCTCCATCCATGCCGAAGCCGCCGAGCGCACTGCGCTGGCCGCGTTCCGCATCGCCAAGTCGTGAGGGGAGGGCCCGTCATGCTTGCCTTCGTCCTTTCGGCCGGGATTTTCCTGTTCACCGTCTCATGTGCCCGGGCGTTCGTCGCGTGGCGCGCATACGCCGATCACCGCGCTCAGCTGGTCGCCGAGGGCTGGCTGTGATCGTCGATGGGGACGCATTGCAGGCTCTTTCGACCACTGGCGTCAGGCTGATCGCCGCCGCGGCTGTCACCGCCGTCGTCGTTTCGGTTGCGTGGACGTCGGGCCTCATCTCGATCATCTCTTCGAAGGTC from Luteibacter mycovicinus includes:
- a CDS encoding helix-turn-helix domain-containing protein, with the protein product MSATHDLMDRVKERRGLTSDSALARLLGATQATVSNWRQGTRHPQPHYIEKMSNALGERAIVWALRIQAERDAKVDPTNSKVWLRWADEIGKSAAAILLVFGLAVYTPKASAFSGETPVLQNVGLYTLCEYLKKLRRQLTRPTRMLYRRQKGRPDALGYMAT